In bacterium 336/3, the following proteins share a genomic window:
- a CDS encoding NADH dehydrogenase — protein sequence MSLSENLFYFLSFVAILSALMVVFSKNPIHSVLYLIIVFFALTGQYILLNAQFLAVVNIIVYAGAIMVLFLFVIMFLNLKRETEPPAKPKVLQFAAVISGGLLLLVIIASLKTLEPYKIQSNVKGDIGLVENLGKVLYNDFLLPFELASILFLAAMVGAVMLGKREGGERNF from the coding sequence ATGTCATTATCAGAGAATTTGTTTTACTTCCTAAGCTTTGTAGCTATTCTCTCTGCCTTAATGGTGGTATTCTCTAAAAATCCTATTCATAGTGTTTTATATTTAATTATTGTTTTCTTTGCTCTTACAGGACAATATATATTGCTCAATGCTCAATTTTTGGCAGTTGTAAATATTATAGTGTATGCAGGAGCTATTATGGTTCTTTTCTTATTTGTAATCATGTTTTTGAACTTAAAAAGAGAAACAGAACCACCTGCCAAACCAAAAGTTTTACAATTTGCCGCTGTTATTTCTGGAGGATTATTACTTTTGGTCATTATTGCTTCTTTAAAAACTTTAGAACCTTACAAAATACAAAGCAATGTCAAAGGAGATATTGGTTTAGTAGAAAATTTAGGAAAAGTTTTATACAACGATTTTCTATTACCATTTGAATTGGCTTCTATTCTTTTCTTGGCTGCGATGGTCGGTGCTGTTATGCTGGGTAAAAGAGAAGGTGGAGAAAGAAATTTTTAA
- a CDS encoding leucyl/phenylalanyl-tRNA--protein transferase, with translation MSYYFLGDELYFPPVTRASSEGVVAIGGDLSEERLLLAYQSGIFPWFSDGEPIIWWSPDPRFVLYPQNVKVSKSMQQLFRKNTFEVTFDKSFEQVILNCKKIKREGQNGTWITDDMVAAYCSLHQKGFAHSVEVWQSGVLVGGLYGLSLGDSFFGESMFAKVSNASKYGFIALVNALEKKGFNLVDCQVHTEHLESLGAEYIPRKKFLESLKKSLQKETLQGNWGELLTN, from the coding sequence ATGTCTTATTATTTTCTTGGAGATGAATTATATTTTCCGCCTGTTACCAGAGCAAGTTCTGAAGGAGTGGTGGCTATAGGTGGAGATTTATCTGAAGAAAGATTGTTATTAGCTTATCAATCAGGTATTTTTCCTTGGTTTTCGGATGGTGAGCCTATTATTTGGTGGTCGCCTGACCCTCGTTTTGTGTTATATCCTCAGAATGTTAAAGTTTCAAAAAGTATGCAACAACTATTTCGTAAAAATACTTTTGAGGTAACATTTGATAAAAGTTTTGAACAGGTAATTCTAAACTGTAAAAAGATAAAACGAGAAGGACAAAATGGTACGTGGATTACAGATGATATGGTGGCAGCTTATTGCTCATTGCATCAAAAAGGCTTTGCTCATTCGGTAGAAGTTTGGCAATCAGGAGTTTTAGTGGGGGGACTTTATGGACTTTCCTTAGGGGATAGCTTTTTTGGAGAATCTATGTTTGCAAAAGTAAGCAATGCATCCAAATATGGTTTTATTGCTTTGGTTAATGCTTTAGAAAAAAAAGGATTCAATCTTGTTGATTGTCAGGTGCATACAGAACACTTGGAAAGTCTTGGAGCTGAATACATCCCTAGAAAAAAATTCTTAGAATCTCTCAAAAAATCTCTCCAAAAAGAAACATTGCAAGGAAATTGGGGTGAATTACTTACAAACTAA
- a CDS encoding NADH-quinone oxidoreductase subunit K, whose translation MPEIITKIPLEYFIILASTLFCIGVIGVLTRKNVLIIFMCVELMLNAVNMLFIAFSAYKGDASGQVFVFFIMAVAAAEVAVGLAIIVMIYRNTRSVDIGQLNKIKY comes from the coding sequence ATGCCTGAAATCATAACCAAAATCCCTCTCGAATACTTTATTATTTTAGCTTCTACATTGTTTTGTATAGGAGTAATTGGGGTACTTACTCGTAAAAATGTTCTTATTATTTTTATGTGTGTAGAGCTCATGCTCAATGCAGTTAATATGTTATTTATTGCTTTTTCAGCATATAAAGGTGATGCGTCAGGGCAAGTTTTTGTATTTTTTATTATGGCTGTAGCTGCTGCTGAAGTAGCTGTTGGTCTTGCTATTATTGTTATGATTTATAGAAATACTCGTTCAGTAGATATTGGACAACTCAATAAAATTAAGTACTAA
- a CDS encoding serine hydrolase: MIIASTLLTSCQLGRFVFYNFADIKDHKKFQSRPLNANTSPFNFQTTNSGKFPKELNGVPFDRYLDDNKTVAFLIIRNDTIQYEKYFKGYDEQSIVPSFSMAKSVTSILIGCAIDEGLIKSVDEPITNYIPELKKNGFDKVTIKHLLQMTSGIKFNESYINPFGDAASFYYGLNLRKEIRKMKLKREPGKQFEYVSGNTQLLGLVLERSLKGKTITSYLQEKLWTPLGMEYDASWSIDRKKNGLEKTFCCLNARAKDFAKIGRLYLNNGNWNDKQIISQKWVEESTEVDTTNGGAVFYKYQWWLPTALYNFRKENYNLKNPTKEKIKLSTDKDFMAEGILGQFIYVNPTKKLIIVRLGKKEGRADWWNIFTSLAKAY, from the coding sequence ATGATTATTGCTTCAACACTATTGACTTCTTGTCAGTTGGGACGATTTGTTTTTTACAACTTTGCAGATATAAAAGACCATAAAAAATTTCAGTCAAGACCATTAAATGCCAACACTTCACCTTTCAATTTTCAAACTACTAATTCAGGGAAATTTCCAAAAGAATTAAACGGTGTTCCATTTGATAGATATCTTGATGATAACAAGACAGTAGCCTTTTTAATTATTAGAAACGATACAATCCAATATGAAAAATATTTTAAAGGGTATGACGAACAAAGTATTGTTCCATCATTCTCAATGGCAAAATCTGTTACATCAATTTTAATTGGTTGTGCTATAGACGAAGGTTTAATAAAGTCCGTTGACGAGCCAATCACTAACTATATTCCAGAATTAAAAAAAAATGGTTTTGATAAAGTAACTATTAAACACCTTTTACAAATGACCTCTGGTATTAAGTTTAATGAAAGCTATATAAATCCTTTTGGTGATGCAGCTTCATTTTATTATGGACTTAATCTTAGAAAAGAAATTAGAAAAATGAAGTTAAAAAGAGAACCCGGTAAACAGTTTGAATATGTAAGTGGCAATACGCAACTATTAGGTTTAGTTTTAGAGCGTTCATTAAAGGGTAAAACAATTACTTCATATTTACAAGAAAAGCTATGGACACCACTTGGAATGGAATATGATGCATCTTGGAGCATTGACAGAAAAAAGAATGGGTTAGAGAAAACTTTTTGCTGTTTAAATGCAAGAGCAAAAGACTTTGCCAAAATAGGACGGCTTTACCTAAATAATGGCAACTGGAACGACAAACAAATTATTTCTCAGAAATGGGTTGAAGAATCAACCGAAGTTGATACTACAAACGGTGGTGCAGTATTTTATAAATATCAATGGTGGTTACCTACAGCTCTATATAATTTCCGTAAAGAAAATTATAATTTAAAAAACCCAACAAAAGAAAAAATAAAGCTTAGCACAGACAAAGATTTTATGGCAGAAGGTATATTGGGACAGTTCATTTATGTTAATCCAACAAAAAAATTGATAATTGTTCGACTTGGAAAGAAAGAAGGAAGAGCAGACTGGTGGAATATTTTCACGTCATTAGCAAAAGCATATTGA
- a CDS encoding coproporphyrinogen III oxidase, which yields MSALYIHIPFCKQACHYCDFHFSTNTSLKSKLVDAIGQEILFQQDYLKGKHLNSIYFGGGTPSLLSQKELEKTFEQISKIYTWDSHTEITLEANPDDLNLENIQIFKNLGINRLSIGIQSFEENHLQFLHRAHNSQEAENCVHLAQNEGISNISIDLIYAIPASSHLIWKKDLEKAIALGVSHISAYSLTIEPKTVFGSRLQKGFMPPIDDGFAAEQFQILMDTLQSASFEHYEISNFAKNGAYSRHNSNYWKDGEYLGIGPSAHSYNHISRQYNVSNNTKYIESIEKQVIPFEIEELSWQDRLNDYLLTGLRTQWGCTWERVLQIAPHQMFETKQKNIFEKYVSQGLLENSPIGFKLTSKGKFFADQIASDLFLV from the coding sequence ATGTCTGCTCTTTATATTCATATTCCATTTTGTAAGCAAGCATGTCATTACTGCGATTTCCATTTCAGTACTAATACTAGTTTAAAATCAAAATTGGTGGATGCTATTGGTCAAGAAATTTTATTTCAGCAGGATTATCTAAAAGGAAAACACTTAAATTCAATTTATTTTGGAGGTGGCACACCTTCTTTGCTTTCTCAGAAAGAACTTGAGAAAACTTTTGAACAAATTAGTAAGATTTATACTTGGGACAGCCACACCGAAATTACATTAGAGGCGAATCCAGATGATTTAAACCTAGAGAATATACAAATATTTAAAAATTTGGGTATTAATCGTTTAAGCATTGGTATTCAGAGTTTTGAAGAAAACCATCTTCAGTTTTTGCATAGAGCTCATAACAGCCAAGAAGCTGAAAATTGTGTTCATTTGGCTCAAAATGAAGGGATTTCTAATATCAGTATAGATTTAATTTATGCGATTCCTGCAAGTAGTCATTTGATTTGGAAAAAAGATTTGGAAAAAGCCATTGCATTAGGCGTTTCGCATATTTCGGCTTATAGTTTGACCATTGAACCAAAAACTGTGTTTGGCAGTCGTTTACAGAAAGGATTCATGCCACCCATTGATGATGGTTTTGCTGCAGAGCAATTTCAAATACTGATGGATACACTTCAAAGTGCAAGTTTTGAACATTATGAAATTTCAAATTTTGCAAAAAATGGAGCATATTCCCGCCACAACAGCAATTATTGGAAAGATGGCGAATATTTAGGTATAGGTCCTTCTGCACATTCATACAATCATATTTCAAGACAGTATAATGTTAGTAATAATACAAAATACATTGAATCTATTGAAAAACAAGTTATTCCATTTGAAATAGAAGAGCTTTCGTGGCAAGATAGACTCAATGACTATCTACTTACAGGACTCAGGACGCAATGGGGGTGTACATGGGAAAGAGTTTTGCAAATTGCTCCTCATCAAATGTTTGAAACTAAGCAAAAAAATATTTTTGAGAAATATGTAAGTCAAGGCTTACTAGAAAATTCCCCTATTGGGTTTAAACTTACTTCCAAAGGTAAATTTTTTGCAGACCAAATAGCTTCTGATTTGTTTCTAGTTTAG
- a CDS encoding 3-hydroxyanthranilate 3,4-dioxygenase (catalyzes the oxidative ring opening of 3-hydroxyanthranilate to 2-amino-3-carboxymuconate semialdehyde in the final enzymatic step of quinolinate biosynthesis) gives MTKINVHNLVKWIEENKDSLQPPVCNKEVYPGGDMIIMVVGGPNLRKDYHYNETPEFFYQVKGDMVLKIVENGEFKDIEIKEGEIYLLNAKIPHSPQRPAGTVGLVIEERRKPQDTDGFQWYCDNCGNKLYDEYFKLTNIEKQLPETFAKFNNNTALHKCSKCGHVLQVPAKIVK, from the coding sequence ATGACTAAAATTAATGTTCATAATCTGGTAAAATGGATAGAAGAGAATAAGGATTCTTTACAACCTCCTGTTTGCAATAAGGAAGTGTACCCTGGTGGCGATATGATTATAATGGTAGTGGGTGGTCCTAATCTTAGAAAAGATTATCATTACAACGAAACTCCAGAATTCTTCTATCAGGTAAAAGGTGATATGGTACTGAAAATTGTTGAGAATGGAGAGTTTAAAGACATAGAAATTAAAGAAGGTGAAATATATCTCCTCAATGCTAAAATCCCCCATTCGCCTCAACGCCCAGCAGGTACAGTAGGTTTGGTAATAGAAGAACGTCGTAAACCTCAAGATACGGATGGATTCCAATGGTATTGCGATAATTGTGGAAATAAACTCTATGATGAGTACTTTAAACTCACCAATATCGAAAAGCAACTTCCTGAAACATTTGCAAAGTTTAATAACAATACAGCATTGCATAAATGCAGTAAATGTGGGCATGTTTTACAAGTACCTGCTAAAATAGTTAAATAA
- a CDS encoding NADH-quinone oxidoreductase subunit I: MRLTNRAKQVSNKKMTFAEKIYLPAIATGLGITISHFFRKKPTLQYPEQQRPMSPVFRGLHILKRDEEGRERCTACGLCALACPAEAISMVASERTKEEAHLYREEKYASVYEINMLRCIFCGLCEEACPKEAIFLQNDVIAPAFTNRNEVIFGKDKLVEPLKK; encoded by the coding sequence ATGAGACTTACCAATCGAGCAAAACAAGTCAGTAATAAAAAGATGACTTTTGCAGAAAAAATATATTTGCCTGCCATTGCAACAGGTTTGGGAATTACTATAAGCCATTTTTTTAGAAAGAAGCCTACTTTACAATACCCTGAACAACAACGACCTATGTCTCCTGTTTTTAGAGGTTTGCATATCTTAAAAAGAGATGAAGAAGGCCGAGAAAGATGTACAGCTTGTGGTCTTTGTGCTTTGGCATGTCCCGCAGAAGCTATTAGTATGGTCGCTTCTGAAAGAACCAAAGAAGAAGCACATTTGTACAGAGAAGAAAAATATGCCTCTGTGTATGAAATCAATATGTTGCGTTGCATTTTTTGTGGTCTTTGTGAAGAAGCATGTCCCAAAGAAGCTATTTTCTTGCAAAATGATGTGATAGCACCTGCTTTTACCAATAGAAATGAAGTTATCTTTGGAAAAGATAAATTAGTAGAACCTTTAAAAAAATAG
- a CDS encoding NADH:ubiquinone oxidoreductase subunit L, with protein sequence MDNKTLALLALLLPFIGFLINGLGFKRLPKSLVGIVAVAMPLASFIITLILFGKFQSSGSKAMTFVYADWISIHDIKISFSLLIDQLSLIMLSFVTGVGTLIHVYSAGYMGEDEGYGKFMAYLNLFMFSMLALIMGSNYMIMFIGWEGVGLCSFLLIGFWNKNRPYNAAAQKAFVMNRIGDLGLILGVFLIFIFFGSSEYKDIETFLGAETNPYKVGAWQVVTITILLFVGAMGKSAQVPLYTWLPDAMAGPTPVSALIHAATMVTAGIYMVVRSNFLYSLAPATLDIVLVIALVTALLAASIGIFQNDIKKVLAYSTVSQLGYMFMALGVASYTSGMFHVITHAFFKALLFLGAGSVIHALHHEQDIRNMGGLRKYMPITFITFLVATLAISGIPPFAGFFSKDEILMHLYQKSPVLWVLGVAGSAMTSFYMFRLFFLTFLGEFRGTEEQHHHLHESPISITLPLMLLAILSIGGGLIGIPEVFAKDANWLAKFMAPLFATSQKLNPQLFNHAHLSHSTEYLLMGVSVVVAIIAIIFAYVKFVSNRTIPKPEAEQQGIGKVLANKYYVDELYNAVFVKPILAFSKFLGESFEVFVDLVVEGVGQIVKGLGNAFRKLQTGSIGVYLFAIVIGAVIWIAFNLFIYK encoded by the coding sequence ATGGATAATAAGACTTTAGCTTTACTTGCATTACTTTTGCCTTTCATTGGTTTCTTAATCAATGGATTAGGCTTTAAACGACTACCAAAATCTTTGGTTGGCATAGTAGCAGTGGCAATGCCACTTGCTTCTTTCATCATTACTTTAATATTATTCGGAAAATTTCAAAGTAGTGGCTCTAAAGCCATGACATTTGTATATGCAGACTGGATTTCCATTCATGATATTAAAATTTCTTTTTCCTTACTCATTGACCAGCTTTCTCTCATCATGCTCTCGTTTGTTACAGGAGTAGGAACGCTTATCCATGTATATTCAGCAGGTTATATGGGTGAAGATGAAGGCTATGGCAAGTTTATGGCATACTTAAACCTGTTTATGTTCTCAATGCTTGCTCTTATTATGGGTAGCAACTATATGATTATGTTTATTGGCTGGGAAGGTGTTGGATTGTGTTCGTTCTTACTCATTGGTTTTTGGAACAAAAACAGACCTTATAATGCTGCTGCTCAAAAAGCTTTTGTAATGAATAGAATTGGTGATTTGGGACTAATTTTAGGTGTATTTCTGATTTTTATCTTTTTTGGCTCTTCAGAATATAAAGATATTGAAACATTTTTGGGTGCAGAAACAAACCCATATAAAGTAGGTGCTTGGCAAGTAGTAACAATCACTATCTTATTATTTGTAGGAGCTATGGGTAAATCTGCTCAAGTTCCTCTTTATACTTGGCTTCCTGATGCGATGGCAGGTCCTACACCTGTATCTGCACTTATACATGCTGCAACCATGGTTACGGCTGGTATTTATATGGTTGTTCGTTCTAACTTTTTGTATAGTTTGGCTCCTGCTACATTGGATATTGTTTTAGTCATAGCTTTGGTAACAGCCTTATTAGCAGCTTCTATTGGTATTTTCCAAAATGATATTAAAAAAGTATTGGCATACTCTACTGTGAGTCAGTTAGGTTATATGTTTATGGCTTTGGGAGTAGCTTCTTATACTTCTGGTATGTTCCATGTGATTACACACGCATTTTTCAAAGCCTTGTTGTTCTTGGGTGCTGGTAGCGTAATTCATGCTCTACATCATGAGCAAGACATCAGAAATATGGGTGGTTTACGAAAATACATGCCTATTACATTTATTACATTTTTAGTTGCTACTTTAGCCATTTCGGGTATTCCCCCATTTGCAGGTTTCTTTTCTAAAGATGAAATTTTAATGCATTTATATCAAAAAAGCCCTGTATTGTGGGTTTTGGGGGTTGCAGGCTCCGCTATGACATCCTTTTATATGTTTAGATTATTTTTCTTAACATTTTTAGGAGAATTCAGAGGGACAGAAGAACAACATCATCATTTACACGAATCTCCTATTTCTATTACCTTGCCTTTGATGCTTCTTGCTATTCTTTCAATTGGTGGTGGTTTGATAGGTATTCCAGAAGTTTTTGCAAAAGATGCTAATTGGTTAGCTAAATTTATGGCACCTTTATTTGCTACATCACAGAAACTCAATCCACAGTTGTTTAATCATGCTCATCTATCACATAGTACAGAGTATTTGTTGATGGGTGTTTCGGTTGTAGTTGCTATTATTGCTATTATTTTTGCCTATGTTAAATTTGTTTCTAATCGTACCATTCCTAAACCAGAAGCAGAACAACAAGGTATCGGAAAGGTATTGGCAAATAAATATTATGTAGATGAACTTTACAATGCAGTATTTGTAAAGCCTATTTTAGCTTTCTCTAAGTTTTTAGGTGAATCGTTTGAAGTTTTTGTGGATTTGGTTGTAGAAGGTGTTGGACAAATCGTAAAAGGTTTGGGCAATGCTTTTAGAAAATTACAAACAGGTAGTATTGGCGTATATCTTTTTGCAATTGTAATAGGTGCTGTTATTTGGATAGCATTTAACTTATTTATATACAAGTAA
- a CDS encoding NADH dehydrogenase produces the protein MLSILLLSVFGIANLFLGFLKNRQILFVGAILFVLITFGANLVEWSNPLDFGASINKGMMATDKTSVLFTAVLLFTAFLIMPLSQNYIQDKEAQPAEYYAILLFSLVGAVMMVSYESLLMLFVGIEILSISMYVLTGANKRNNRSNEAAMKYFLQGSFATGIFLFGVALLYGATGGFSLSKIQEYVASTQNISPMLYLGLMFTLVGMLFKVSIAPFHFWTPDVYDGAPTLFTTFMSTIVKTAGFAALFKLLSSSFGAVYGYWQTGFITLSVLTIVVGNLTAVYQQSFKRMMAYSSISHAGYLLLAVTAFNERSSSAILFYSLSYSLATVCAFGVLMLVSAKNHNEEYNSFNGLAKSNPFLALVMTISMLSLAGIPLTSGFFGKLWIFISAFERGMYWAMVIAALMSAVGLYYYFKVIIAMYLKEPHKKDTDTKIEVSTPYIVALLIGTILTVVLGLLPDTIFGLFK, from the coding sequence ATGCTATCTATATTACTTTTATCTGTATTTGGTATTGCTAATTTATTCTTGGGATTTCTCAAAAATAGACAAATTCTTTTTGTAGGAGCTATTTTATTTGTTCTCATTACTTTTGGAGCAAATTTGGTTGAGTGGAGTAATCCTCTTGATTTTGGAGCTTCTATCAATAAAGGAATGATGGCTACCGATAAAACAAGTGTTCTTTTTACAGCCGTTTTATTATTTACAGCCTTCCTTATTATGCCTTTATCTCAGAATTATATTCAGGATAAAGAAGCACAACCAGCCGAATATTATGCAATATTACTTTTCTCGCTTGTAGGTGCCGTGATGATGGTGAGCTATGAAAGTTTATTGATGTTGTTTGTGGGTATTGAAATTCTTTCTATTTCTATGTATGTGCTTACAGGTGCAAATAAACGAAACAATCGTTCTAATGAAGCTGCCATGAAATACTTTTTACAAGGCTCTTTTGCAACAGGTATTTTCTTGTTTGGTGTAGCTTTGTTGTATGGAGCAACTGGTGGTTTTTCTTTATCTAAAATACAAGAATATGTAGCCAGCACTCAAAATATTTCTCCCATGTTGTATTTGGGTTTGATGTTTACTTTGGTTGGCATGTTGTTTAAAGTTTCTATTGCTCCTTTCCATTTCTGGACGCCAGATGTATATGATGGAGCTCCTACGCTTTTCACAACATTTATGTCCACGATTGTAAAAACGGCTGGTTTTGCTGCTCTTTTCAAATTGTTATCTTCTTCTTTTGGAGCAGTTTATGGTTATTGGCAAACTGGTTTTATTACTTTATCTGTCTTGACGATTGTTGTAGGAAATTTAACTGCTGTTTATCAACAGAGTTTTAAAAGAATGATGGCATATTCGAGTATTTCACATGCAGGATATTTATTATTAGCTGTTACAGCCTTTAATGAAAGAAGTTCTTCTGCAATTTTATTTTACTCATTGTCTTATTCTTTGGCAACTGTTTGTGCTTTTGGTGTACTGATGCTTGTTTCAGCAAAAAACCATAATGAAGAATACAATAGCTTTAATGGTTTGGCAAAATCGAATCCATTTTTAGCCTTAGTGATGACTATTTCGATGCTTTCTTTGGCAGGAATTCCTCTTACATCAGGCTTTTTTGGTAAACTTTGGATTTTTATTAGTGCTTTTGAAAGAGGAATGTATTGGGCAATGGTCATTGCAGCTTTAATGTCTGCTGTGGGTTTGTATTACTACTTCAAGGTAATTATAGCTATGTATCTGAAAGAGCCTCACAAAAAAGATACAGATACAAAAATAGAGGTATCAACACCCTATATTGTTGCCCTTTTGATAGGTACTATTCTTACTGTTGTTTTGGGTTTACTACCTGACACAATTTTTGGACTTTTCAAATAA
- a CDS encoding ArsR family transcriptional regulator, protein MSSKPNQRILIADDDQDIVEMLQYNLKKEGYEVKTAQNGKDAVEKAINFLPNLILMDIMMPQLDGIEASRIIKETSELAETYIIFLTARSEEYSEVAAFDIGADDYIVKPIKPRALMSRISAIFRRENKKTKSEDSITISDLVIDRKSYTVTQGEQVFEMPRKEFELLYFLAQTPERVYSRDDLLQSIWGTDVYVLARTVDVHIRKLREKLGEGYIKTVKGVGYKFSTND, encoded by the coding sequence ATGAGTTCAAAACCTAACCAACGCATTCTTATTGCGGACGACGACCAAGATATTGTTGAGATGCTACAATACAATCTCAAAAAAGAAGGTTATGAGGTCAAAACAGCTCAGAATGGGAAAGATGCCGTTGAAAAGGCCATTAATTTCCTACCTAACCTTATTTTAATGGATATTATGATGCCTCAATTAGATGGTATAGAGGCAAGCCGAATTATCAAAGAAACATCAGAACTTGCAGAAACTTATATAATTTTTCTTACAGCACGCTCGGAAGAGTATTCGGAAGTTGCTGCTTTTGACATTGGTGCTGACGACTATATCGTAAAGCCTATTAAACCCAGAGCTTTGATGAGTCGCATTTCAGCAATATTTAGAAGAGAAAACAAGAAAACAAAATCTGAGGATTCCATTACTATCAGTGATTTGGTCATTGATAGAAAGAGCTATACTGTTACACAAGGTGAACAAGTTTTTGAGATGCCTCGCAAAGAGTTTGAACTTCTTTATTTTTTAGCTCAAACCCCTGAAAGAGTTTATTCAAGAGATGATTTATTACAAAGTATTTGGGGAACAGATGTTTATGTACTTGCAAGAACAGTTGATGTACACATCCGAAAACTCAGAGAAAAATTAGGTGAAGGCTACATCAAAACTGTAAAGGGTGTAGGTTATAAGTTTTCTACTAATGATTAA
- a CDS encoding NADH dehydrogenase: protein MMTLWLVLIPLIASLIVFFIRNEQAKRIALLFSCLELVFGIYLLTKFDPLGKLQFESNFAWIPSAGINFHLGIDGIGILPVILTVLLVPFIILSAFETKYEKPHVFYGLILLMQASLVGVFTAQGAFAYYLFWEGALIPVYFLAAVWGGENRIRVTFKFFIYTVFGSLLMLIALVYMYMQTPGSHSDEIQAFYALGLSKDTQYIVFIGLFIAFAIKMPIFPFHTWQPDTYTISPTPATMLLSGIMLKMGIYSVIRWLLPTTPTAVWDNSTLVMTLSIIGLVYGAIIAIQQKDIKRLLAYSSFSHVGLMVAGIFAFNHVGLQGAMIQMLAHGINVVGLFFVVDIIQRRTGTRNLADLGGITQSAPVLTVLFAIIMLGSVGLPLTNGFVGEFMLLIGIFKFTYLNFAIMPLAIAITVGILAGSTLIFGAVYMLRMFQGVMFGEKTLQTAEFKDVTFTEALVLVPIALLVMVMGIAPNIFIRLSEPATKELLDFVISKINK, encoded by the coding sequence ATTATGACACTCTGGTTAGTACTCATTCCATTAATAGCGAGTTTGATTGTATTCTTTATTCGTAATGAACAGGCAAAACGTATTGCATTGCTTTTTAGCTGTTTAGAACTTGTTTTTGGAATATATCTGCTCACAAAATTTGACCCATTGGGAAAACTCCAATTTGAAAGCAATTTTGCATGGATACCTTCTGCTGGTATAAATTTTCATTTAGGAATCGATGGAATTGGCATTTTACCTGTAATTCTAACAGTTTTATTAGTACCATTCATTATCCTTTCGGCATTTGAAACCAAATATGAGAAGCCCCATGTATTTTATGGTCTAATTCTCCTGATGCAAGCCTCTTTGGTTGGGGTATTTACAGCTCAAGGTGCTTTTGCTTATTATCTATTTTGGGAAGGTGCATTGATTCCTGTATATTTCTTAGCTGCTGTTTGGGGTGGTGAAAATCGTATCAGAGTAACATTTAAGTTTTTCATTTATACTGTATTTGGAAGTTTACTCATGCTGATTGCTTTGGTGTATATGTATATGCAAACACCTGGTAGTCATTCTGATGAAATACAAGCTTTTTATGCTTTAGGTTTATCAAAAGACACACAATATATTGTGTTTATAGGTTTATTTATTGCCTTTGCTATTAAAATGCCTATTTTCCCCTTTCATACTTGGCAGCCAGATACTTACACTATTTCTCCTACTCCAGCTACCATGCTTTTATCAGGCATTATGCTGAAAATGGGTATTTATAGTGTTATTCGTTGGTTACTCCCTACTACGCCTACTGCTGTATGGGATAATTCAACCCTTGTAATGACATTGTCTATTATAGGATTGGTTTATGGAGCTATCATCGCTATTCAACAGAAAGATATTAAACGTTTGTTAGCTTATTCTTCATTTTCGCATGTGGGCTTAATGGTTGCAGGGATTTTTGCTTTCAATCATGTAGGCTTACAAGGGGCTATGATACAAATGCTTGCTCATGGTATCAATGTGGTAGGACTGTTTTTTGTAGTAGATATTATCCAAAGAAGAACAGGTACTCGCAATTTAGCTGATTTGGGTGGTATTACACAATCCGCACCAGTTCTGACTGTTTTATTTGCTATTATTATGCTTGGAAGTGTCGGATTGCCTCTTACCAATGGCTTTGTGGGTGAGTTTATGCTTTTGATAGGGATTTTTAAATTTACTTATCTCAATTTTGCAATTATGCCTTTGGCAATTGCTATTACTGTAGGGATATTGGCTGGTTCTACACTCATTTTTGGGGCTGTTTATATGCTCAGAATGTTTCAAGGAGTTATGTTTGGAGAAAAAACTCTTCAAACTGCTGAATTTAAAGATGTAACATTTACAGAAGCATTGGTGCTTGTTCCCATTGCTCTATTGGTGATGGTGATGGGTATAGCCCCAAACATATTTATAAGGCTTTCAGAACCAGCAACCAAAGAGTTATTAGATTTTGTAATTTCTAAAATTAATAAATAA